One region of Candidatus Eisenbacteria bacterium genomic DNA includes:
- the rsmB gene encoding 16S rRNA (cytosine(967)-C(5))-methyltransferase RsmB has product MNGRPRRPGGRRPGGRPGGRPRNPGRRGAPPRPAGLPIDEDNEAALPQNPREAALKVLHAVDTRSAFSDRLLDGAHAAAGSDPRDQALLHELVKGTLRWRGRIDWALDQRVHVGLSQLQPWIKNVLRLGAYQVLFLDRVPPHAAVDESVKLANQFGHPGSAGLVNSVLRRLVEEKATLEVPQGDDVESLSVWGSHPRWLVERWLARFGLEAARALLMANNQASRIGLRVNVLRGTRESLIQRLLAEGHEAVPGKLAPELVWLSNGVPLSRLAELRDGLCTAQDESEALVTGLMAPQTHERLLDLCAAPGGKCTHMAERMGDEGEVWAMDRVEGRVAALEATVRRLGVHSVHVVRGDGRNYPFPMPFDRVLVDAPCSGLGVLGRRADARWRKGPEILDEMPPLQLELLAAGGRHARPGGVLVYSVCSFEPEETTELVEQFLDDNPGFLLESAEGVLPAEVVDEHGFMRVLPHVHGCDGAFAARFRKT; this is encoded by the coding sequence GTGAACGGCCGTCCCCGTCGCCCCGGCGGGCGGCGCCCCGGCGGGCGTCCCGGCGGTCGTCCTCGGAATCCCGGCCGCCGCGGCGCTCCGCCGCGACCCGCGGGGCTGCCGATCGACGAGGACAATGAAGCGGCGCTTCCCCAGAATCCTCGCGAAGCGGCGCTCAAGGTGCTGCACGCGGTCGACACCCGCAGCGCGTTCAGCGATCGGCTGCTCGACGGCGCGCACGCCGCGGCGGGCTCTGACCCGCGCGATCAGGCGCTGCTCCACGAGCTGGTGAAGGGCACGCTGCGCTGGCGCGGGCGCATCGACTGGGCGCTCGACCAGCGGGTCCACGTCGGTCTCTCGCAGCTCCAGCCCTGGATCAAGAACGTGCTGCGTCTCGGCGCCTACCAGGTGCTCTTCCTGGATCGTGTGCCGCCTCATGCCGCGGTCGACGAATCGGTGAAGCTCGCCAATCAGTTCGGGCACCCCGGCTCGGCGGGCCTCGTGAACAGCGTGCTGCGCCGGCTGGTCGAGGAGAAGGCCACGCTCGAAGTGCCGCAGGGCGATGACGTCGAATCGCTCTCGGTGTGGGGCTCGCATCCCCGGTGGCTGGTCGAGCGCTGGCTCGCACGCTTCGGTCTCGAGGCGGCGCGCGCACTGCTGATGGCCAACAACCAGGCCTCGCGGATCGGGCTGCGCGTCAACGTCCTGCGCGGGACCCGCGAGTCGCTCATCCAGCGCCTGCTCGCCGAAGGTCACGAAGCGGTGCCCGGGAAGCTCGCGCCGGAGCTGGTGTGGCTCAGCAATGGCGTGCCGCTCTCTCGCCTCGCCGAGCTGCGCGACGGATTGTGCACCGCGCAGGACGAGAGCGAGGCGCTGGTGACCGGATTGATGGCGCCGCAGACCCACGAGCGCCTGCTGGATCTCTGTGCGGCGCCCGGCGGCAAGTGCACGCACATGGCCGAGCGCATGGGCGACGAGGGCGAGGTTTGGGCCATGGACCGCGTGGAGGGCAGGGTGGCGGCGCTCGAAGCCACGGTGCGCCGTCTCGGCGTCCACTCCGTGCACGTGGTGCGCGGGGACGGACGCAACTATCCCTTCCCGATGCCGTTCGATCGCGTGCTGGTCGACGCGCCGTGCTCGGGTCTCGGTGTGCTCGGCCGCCGTGCGGACGCGCGCTGGCGCAAAGGTCCCGAGATCCTCGACGAGATGCCGCCGCTTCAGCTCGAGCTGCTCGCCGCCGGCGGCCGCCACGCCCGACCGGGCGGCGTGCTGGTCTACAGCGTGTGTTCGTTCGAGCCGGAAGAGACCACCGAGCTGGTCGAGCAGTTCCTCGACGACAATCCCGGCTTCCTGCTCGAGAGCGCCGAAGGCGTGCTGCCCGCCGAAGTGGTGGACGAGCACGGATTCATGCGCGTGCTGCCGCACGTCCACGGCTGCGATGGCGCGTTCGCCGCGCGGTTCCGCAAGACATGA
- the fmt gene encoding methionyl-tRNA formyltransferase, with protein sequence MSRPRVVFMGTPEFAVPSLQAVASACDVALVVTRPDQPRGRGRAVGESEIAAAAGALSLRVIKSARPSESGTLAELRALEPDFFAVVAFGSILTRELLAVPKLGSINLHGSLLPAYRGASPVQQALWDGCLATGVTTLWMDEGIDTGDLILQRWEPIHAEDDAESLAKRLAMLGAPLLVESLLSAMSGGSARMPQDAKAGSYARKLTKGDGIVDWSLDVETVWNRQRAVTPWPGASTRLRGKPVLLTRTRPWHRLDAGSPPGTFLGTFGEGVGVACGSGALQVLALKPEGRGEMSGAAWARGARPTLGERFGVEVPA encoded by the coding sequence GTGAGCCGGCCACGAGTGGTCTTCATGGGCACCCCGGAGTTCGCGGTGCCCTCCCTTCAGGCGGTGGCCTCGGCATGCGATGTCGCCCTCGTGGTGACGCGCCCCGATCAGCCGCGCGGCCGGGGCCGCGCGGTGGGCGAATCCGAGATCGCGGCCGCGGCCGGCGCCCTGTCGCTCCGCGTCATCAAGTCGGCTCGGCCTTCCGAGAGCGGCACGCTCGCCGAGCTGCGAGCGCTGGAGCCGGACTTCTTCGCGGTCGTCGCGTTCGGCTCGATCCTGACGCGGGAGCTGCTGGCGGTTCCGAAGCTCGGCAGCATCAATCTGCATGGGTCGCTCCTGCCGGCGTATCGCGGCGCGTCGCCGGTCCAGCAGGCGTTGTGGGATGGGTGCCTCGCCACCGGCGTGACCACCTTATGGATGGACGAGGGCATCGACACGGGCGATCTCATCCTCCAGCGCTGGGAGCCGATCCACGCCGAGGACGATGCCGAGTCGCTCGCGAAACGGCTGGCCATGCTCGGCGCGCCGCTCCTGGTCGAGAGCCTGCTGAGTGCCATGTCCGGCGGCTCGGCGCGCATGCCCCAGGATGCGAAAGCCGGAAGCTACGCGCGGAAGCTCACCAAGGGAGATGGAATCGTGGACTGGAGCCTCGATGTCGAGACGGTCTGGAACCGCCAGCGCGCCGTGACGCCGTGGCCCGGCGCAAGCACGCGGCTTCGCGGCAAGCCCGTGCTGCTCACTCGCACGCGGCCGTGGCATCGGCTGGATGCCGGCTCGCCTCCCGGCACGTTCCTCGGCACGTTCGGCGAAGGCGTGGGAGTGGCGTGTGGATCGGGTGCGTTGCAGGTGCTCGCGCTCAAGCCCGAAGGTCGCGGCGAGATGTCGGGCGCCGCATGGGCGCGCGGCGCGCGTCCCACGCTCGGCGAACGCTTCGGCGTGGAGGTGCCCGCGTGA
- the def gene encoding peptide deformylase, with product MAIRPVRIYGDPVLREKARPIDTFDEPLARLVEDMFETMRAYRGVGLAGNQVGIPQRVLVIEVPPEEEGAASQRLALVNPRLSEASGQQVEEEGCLSIPGVYDDVKRAQQVKVQAQDPQGRPLEFVAEGYLARIVQHEVDHLDGVLFTDRLSPLRRQFLRRSLEALARGEMPEGYEQLGGDSR from the coding sequence ATGGCGATCCGACCCGTCCGGATCTACGGCGATCCGGTGCTGCGCGAGAAGGCGCGGCCCATCGACACGTTCGACGAGCCCCTCGCGAGGCTGGTCGAGGACATGTTCGAGACCATGCGCGCCTATCGTGGCGTGGGGCTGGCCGGCAACCAGGTCGGCATCCCGCAGCGGGTGCTGGTGATCGAGGTGCCGCCCGAGGAGGAGGGTGCCGCATCGCAACGGCTGGCGTTGGTGAACCCGCGGCTCTCCGAGGCTTCGGGACAGCAGGTCGAAGAGGAAGGGTGTCTCTCGATCCCCGGCGTCTACGACGACGTCAAGCGCGCGCAGCAGGTGAAGGTGCAGGCGCAGGATCCGCAGGGCAGGCCACTGGAGTTCGTCGCCGAGGGATACCTGGCGCGCATCGTCCAGCACGAAGTCGACCATCTCGATGGGGTGCTGTTCACCGACCGTCTTTCGCCGCTGCGCCGCCAGTTCCTGCGTCGTTCGCTGGAAGCGCTGGCTCGCGGCGAGATGCCCGAGGGTTACGAGCAGCTCGGCGGAGACTCGCGGTGA
- the yajC gene encoding preprotein translocase subunit YajC: protein MWWTDALAQAGAPSGKPYDANMALLFQLLQFVPIFLILYLLLIRPQQQRQKKLNEMLGNLKKGNRVVTTGGIIGTVVGLEDSKVTLKIADDVRVDFTKSAVVQVLGEETTKAK, encoded by the coding sequence ATGTGGTGGACCGACGCCCTGGCCCAGGCCGGCGCCCCGAGCGGGAAGCCTTACGACGCGAACATGGCGCTGCTGTTCCAGCTCCTGCAGTTCGTGCCGATCTTTCTCATCCTCTACCTGCTCCTCATTCGCCCGCAGCAACAGCGCCAGAAGAAGCTCAACGAGATGCTGGGCAATCTGAAGAAGGGCAATCGCGTGGTGACGACCGGCGGGATCATCGGTACGGTGGTGGGACTGGAAGACAGCAAGGTCACGCTCAAGATCGCCGATGACGTGCGGGTCGACTTCACCAAGAGCGCCGTGGTCCAGGTGCTCGGCGAAGAGACGACCAAGGCCAAGTGA